DNA from Streptomyces sp. NBC_01476:
CGGCAGCACGAACTGGCGGCGCGGGAGCGGCAGTTCATCGAGAGCCTGGGTATCAAGTCGGCCGACAAGGAGGTCGGCGAGACCGACATCGACACCGAGTGAGGGGCTGCGAGTCCAGGCTTGTGTAGCCTCGAAGGCGCAACGCGGCTTTCCTGCCCTGGAGCGGCGAGCATGGAGGTGACCACATACCTGAGCCCTGCTCCAACCGACATGGCTGCGCGGGATGCCTCTCCATTGTCCCGCACAGCCAGGATCATCACACGAGCTTCTCCGCTCGACTCGTGAGAGTCGGCCTACCTTTCCGTTCCCTCCTGTATCGCCGCCGACGGTGAAGTCAGCCCATTAGTGTTGATGAACCGAAACTGGATACCAGGACTTGGCTCGCTTTTTTGGACGGCTGCCCTGTTGGCGCGGCCGTCCGCCCACGTGCCCTTGAGTAGTTCTTGACCGGGCGCGGCTGAACGATCGTGTGCGAGCTGGAGTCGCATCCGCACGTGGTGCATCTGGTTCGTAGCCGGAGAATTTCCTGAAGAGTCCGCGAAACACCGTGAAGCGGGTGCGGATGGTCAAGCGTCGATAGCGGGGCGGCTTCTCGGTACCTTACAAGAGCCCGAGATCGACCGTGATGGAGAAAGGTGCTGTGGCCTTCACCGTGCCGGTGAACATCTCGCCGTCACTGTAAGTCTTGGTGGCGGGGTCGAGGACGTACGTATAGACGATCGGGACACGGTGGCGGCCTGTTCGACCCGCCAGTAGAAGGGGATCCCGGCCCGGGCGTACTGGTCGGTCTTCACCACCCGGTCGGTGGTCTCTGACCCGGGGGACACGACCTCTGCCACCAGCAGTACGTGCTCAGGACGCATCGGGTGGAGGTCGATCCGGTCCGCGCGGTAGACGACGACATCGGGGCGCCGGTTGGTGAGGGGGACGTCCTGCGGCCGGACGTCGAAGTCGGTGTCGGCGTTCCACCCCGGACCCGCGGCGGCGTCCAGGCCGTTGGCCAGGATGCGGGCGAGCCTGTTGTGCCGAATGGAGGCGCTGGGGCTCACCACGACCATCCCGTCCACTACCTCGATGCCGGCGCACTGCTCTTCCGACCACGAGTCGTACTGCTCTGCGGTGATCCGTTCGTGCATCCAGGCGGGCGCGACCATCTCGGCGCTCATACGAACCTCCCGGAGTCCTGTCACGGAGCGCACGGCGGCGCCGACCTCAGCGTACCGGCCGGCGAATCGCCAGGAGATCTCCGCCGAGCGGGCGGGCGGTGATTCATTGGCTGGTGGGGCAGGGGTGAAGGAACCGGGGGGCGGTACGTGAGAAAGTGGCGGCGTGAACCGACTTGGTGACGCTACTTCGCCCTATTTGCTCCAGCATGCGCACAACCCCGTGGACTGGTGGCCGTGGGGGGAGGAGGCGTTCGGGGAGGCGCGCAAGCGCGGGGTGCCGGTGCTGCTGAGCGTGGGGTACAGCAGTTGTCACTGGTGCCATGTGATGGCGAGCGAATCGTTCGAGGACGAGACGACCGCCGCGTACCTGAACGAGCACTTCGTCGCGGTGAAGGTGGACCGCGAGGAGCGGCCGGACGTGGACGCGGTGTACATGGAGGCGGTGCAGGCCGCGACCGGCCAGGGCGGCTGGCCGATGACGGTGTTCCTGACGCCGGACGGGGAGCCGTTCTACTTCGGTACGTACTTCCCGCCGCGCGGCCGGCACGGGCTGCCCGGGTTCATGGAGGTGCTGCAGGGCGTCGTCGCGGCCTGGCGGGACCGGCGGGACGAGGTCGGCGAGGTCGCCGCCCGGATCACCGCGGAACTGGCCGAGCGCGGCGGCGCGTACGGGACCGCGACCGCGCCGGCCGGCGAGGACGAACTGGCCGCCGCGCTCACCGGACTGACCCGGGGGTACGACGCCGAGCACGGCGGGTTCGGCGGCGCGCCGAAGTTCCCGCCGTCCATGGTGCTGGAGTTCCTGCTGCGGCACCACGCCCGCACCGGCGCGGACGGCGCGCTGCAGATGGCCAGGGAGACCTGCGAGGCGATGGCCCGCGGCGGCATCTACGACCAACTCGCGGGCGGCTTCGCCCGGTACAGCGTCGACGCCACCTGGACCGTCCCGCACTTCGAGAAGATGCTCTACGACAACGCGCTGCTCACCCGGGTCTACGCCCACCTGTGGCGCTCCACCGGCTCCGACCTGGCCCGCCGGGTCGCCCTGGAGACTGCGGACTTCCTGCTCGCCGAACTGGGCACCACAGAGGGCGGGTTCGCCTCCGCGCTGGACGCCGACAGCGACGACGGCAGCGGCGGCCACGCCGAAGGCGCGTACTACGTCTGGACCCCGGACCAGCTGACCGCTGAACTCGGCGCGGCGGACGGGGAGTTCGCCGCCGCGTACTTCGGCGTCACCCGGGAGGGCACCTTCGAGAAGGGCGCCTCCGTCCTCCAACTTCCGCAGGGCGCGGGCGTGGTGGACGCCGACCGGGTGGCCCGGGTACGGGAGCGGCTGCTGGCCGCCCGCGCCCGCCGCCCCCGCCCCGGCCGGGACGACAAGGTGGTGGCCGCCTGGAACGGCCTGGCCATCGCCGCGCTCGCCGAGACCGGCGCGTACTTCGACCGGCCCGACCTCGTACAGGCCGCGGTGGACGCCGCCGACCTGCTGGTCCGGGTGCACATGGACAGCCGCGGCCGGCTCTTCCGCACCTCGCGGGACGGCGTCGCGGGCGTCAACGCGGGAGTCCTTGAGGACTACGGCGACGTCGCCGACGGCTTCCTCGCGCTCGCCTCGGTCACCGGTGAAGGCGTCTGGCTGGACCTCGCGGGGCTGCTGCTCGACTCCGTACTGCACCACTTCACCGCCCCCGACGGCACGCTCTACGACACCGCGGACGACGCGGAGGCGCTGATCCGCCGCCCGCAGGATCCGACCGACAACGCGACGCCGTCCGGGTGGACGGCGGCGGCCGGCGCACTGCTCGCGTACGCCGCCCACACCGGTTCCGACCCCCACCGCGAGGCGGCCGAACGGGCCCTCGGTGTGGTGGGCGCGCTCGCCTCGCGGGCGCCGCGCTTCATCGGCTGGGGGCTGGCGGTCGCCGAGGCCGCGCTGGACGGGCCGCGCGAGGTGGCCGTGGTCGGCCCGACCGCGGACCCGCTCACCGCGGAACTCCACCGCACGGCGCTGCTCGGCGCGGCCCCCGGGATAGTGGTCGCCGTCGGTGAGGAGGGCTCCGCCGAGTTCCCGCTGCTGCTGGACCGGCCGACCCGGGCCGGGCGGGCCGCGGCCTACGTCTGCCGCCGGTTCGTCTGCGACGCGCCGACCTCGGACCCGCGGGCGCTGCGGTCGCAACTGCGGTCGGCGGAGTGGCTCGGGCCGCACCTGCCGTGAGCCGGCGCGGGCCGGCCGCGGGCGTCCGGCGGGCGGCGGCGGCCGGCGCTCCCAGACGCTCTCAGAAGTCGAGGCCGTTGCCGACCATCCCGAGGGCCTCGTCGAGCAGCGGCAGCAGATCCTCCTCCTCGCGGCCGTGCTCGACCCAGTACATCGTCGTCTCGTGCAGTACGCCGAAGACGGCGGCGATGAAGACGCGTACGCCCAGGTCGTCGGTGGGGCGACCGGTGCGTTCGGCGATCACGTCGGCGAGCAGCCTGCCGGTGGCCGACATGCTCTCGTGGGACCGGGCCCTGATCGCGGGCACGTCCCGGATCAGCTTCTCCCGCTGGATCAGCTCGGCGCGGCCGGCCTGGTCGTCGAGGACCCTGCCGAGGGCTTCGTGCATCATGTTCCGCACGGCGGCGAGCGGCTGTTCGTCCAGCGGGCGGGCCCGCAGGAGGGTGGCCATCTCGTCGTCGTACTCGTCCGTCAGGACGATGTCCTCCTTGGTCGGGAAGTACCGGAAGACAGTGCTGGGGGAGACGTCGGCGGCGGCGGCGATCTGGTCGACCGGGGTCGCGTCGTAGCCCTGCTCCGCGAAGAGGCGGTAGGCGGCGGCCCGGATCGCGATCCGGGTCTGCACCTTTTTTCTTTCCCGCAGGCCGGTGGGGAGCTTGGGGCCGGTTGCGGGGGTTTCAGCGACGCGGGCGGGCATGTGGCCATTCTCCCGCATACGGGGGGCTCCTCACCAGAACGGAGTGGCTCCGCCGGTGAACGTGGTGCGGCGCCGTCGTGGGTTGTCGCGCGGTTCCTCGCGTCCCCCTGCGGGGGGGCGGACCCGTTGGTCGTCACGCGTCCGCCGGTGGTGGGTTGTTCGCGCAGTTCCTCGCGCCCCTGGCGGGGCTGCTCCTTCCGGGGGGTGGGTTGGTGCGGCGCCGTTGGGGTTGCTCGCGCAGTTCCCCGCGCCCCTGAGGGGCGCGGGGGGCACCCCCGGACGAAGTCTGGGGGCGGAACTGCGCGGCTAGCCGGTGACCGGGGGGTGGTCCGGGGACGGCCGCAAGGGGCTGGGGTCGGCGGTGTCGGTGCCCACCCCCGCGGGAGCGACCCCGTGGGGGTTGGGGAGGAAGAGGCCGACGAGGACCGCTGCCGCCAGCGCAGCGCCCCCGCAGACCAGGAGCGTGAGGTCCATCCCGTGGATGTACGCCGCGTCCGCGGACGTGGAGAGCGCCGGGTCGGCCAGCGCGTGCGCCGCGATGACGGAGGAGCGGGCCGCATGGGCCGCGGCCGGCGGCAGCGCGTCGGTGGAGAGGCGGCCGGTGTACCCCGCGGCCAGCACGCTGCCCAGGATGGCGACCCCCACCGCCGAACCGGTCTGCCGGAGCGTCTGCAGCAGGCCCGACCCGCTGCCCGCCCGGTCCACCGGCAACTGCCCGAGTGCCGCCTCCATCGCCGGCACGATCGCCAGCCCGAAGCCGACCCCGCTGAGGCTGAGCCAGACCGCCACCGACCCGTACCCGTCCCCGGTCCCGGTCGTGCTGCCGAGGAACGCCGACCCGGCCAGCACCACGAGCCCGGCGACGATCACCGGCCGCGGCCCGTACCGCTTGACCAGCGGCGCCCCGCCCCGCGCGGCCACCAGCAGCCCGCCCATCATCGGCAGCAGCCGCACCCCCGTGCCGAAGGCGTCGTTGCCCAGCACCGTCTGCAGGTACGACGGCAGGACGAAGAGCAGTCCGGTGAGGATGAAGGTGACCAGCGTCGCGGCCACCGCGTTCCACAGGAAGCCCCGGCGCCCCAGCAGCGTCAGGTCGAGCATCGGCCGCTCCACCCCCCGCTCCCGCAGGACGAGCCCGGTGACCAGCGCGACCGCCCCGAAGAGCGAGAGCAGCACCACCGGGTCCCCCCAGCCGCGCTCCGGCGCCTCGATGATGCCGAAGACCAGCGCGCCCAGCCCGGCCGCGGCGCACACCGTACTGATCAGGTCCACCCGGGGCGCCGCCGGATCGCGGGTCTCGGGCAGCAGGAGGACGCAGGCGACGATGCCGATCGCGACCAGCGGAATGTTGACCAGGAAGACCGAGCCCCACCAGAAGTGCTCCAGCAGCGTTCCGCCGACGATCGGCCCGAGCGGCATGCCCAGCGCCGCGGCGGTGGTGACCGCCGCGACCGCCTTGGTCCGTTCGTCCGGTCCGAACATCGACGGCAGGACGGAGAGCGCCAGCGGCATCACGAACGCGGCGCCGGTCCCCATCACGGTGCGAGCCGCGATCACCGGCGCCGGGCTGCCCGCGAAGACGCCGAGCAGCGAGCCGGCCAGGAACACCGCCAGGCCGGCGATGAGCATCCGGCGGCGGCCGAACCGGTCACCGATCAGCCCCGCGGGCAGCATCACCGCGGCGAACACCACCGTGTAGGAGTCGACGACCCACTGCATGTCGCCGGTGTCGGCGCCGATCTGCGCGGCCATGGTCGGCAGCGCCACGTTGAGGATCGTGGTGTCGAAGCTGAGGACGAGCATGCTCGCGACGAGCGCGCCGAGCGCGAGCCAGCGCCGCGGGTCCAACGGGGACGGGTCCAGCTGGGGCGGGCTTTCGGCGGGTGCGGCCATGGAAAACTCCGGGAGTCGATGCCAATTGGTAGTAACTCTCAAAAAAGAGTAACTCCCGCGAGTCGTGCTGGGAAGCCCGGCCCCGGTTCCGCCCCCTGCCGGGCCCCGCGCACACGAAAGAACCCGCACCCTTCCCGGGTGCGGGTTCCTGGCGCGGCTCGGCCGGCCGCCGGCTAGGCGTGCTGGTACGCGACCAGCGAGATCCCGATGAAGTGGACGACGAACGCGGCCAGCGTGAAGGAGTGGAAGACCTCGTGGAAGCCGAACCACCGCGGCGACGGATTCGGCCGCTTGAAGCCGTAGATGGCCGCTCCTGCGCTGTACAGCAGGCCGCCGACGATCACGCAGACCATCACGGCGACCCCGCCGGTCCGCAGGAAGTCGGGCAGGAAGAAGACCGCCACCCAGCCGAGCGCGATGTAGCAGGGGGTGTAGAGCCAGCGCGGTGCGCCCACCCAGAAGACCCGGAAGGCGATACCGGCCAGCGCGCCGCCCCAGACCAGCCAGAGCAGCAGCTCCGAGGTGCCGTCCGGCAGCAGCAGGATGGTGAGCGGCGTATAGGTGCCCGCGATGATCAAGAAGATGTTCGCATGGTCAAGTCGTCGCAAAATTCCTGACGCCCGCGCGCCCCAGTTTCCGCGGTGGTACAGGGCGCTGACTCCGAAGAGCGCGCACGCGGTGAGAGTGAAGACGGCGCATGCGACCCGCCCCCTGGCGCTGTGGGCGGACGCCGTCAGAACGACGCCGGCAATGAGCGCAGCCGGGAACATTCCGGCATGCAACCAGCCCCTGAGCTTGGGTTTTACGAGCTTCGGGAGGTCGACCTCGTCGACGGCGGGGGACACCTCGCCAGTGTCTTCTACGGCGCTCATGGCGTCAATCTTACCTACGGTCACGTAAGTTACCTGTTAGTAGGAAATTCAGATTCGGAGTGTCGGCCCTCACTCCGGGTGCTCTGGACAGATGCATTTGCCGGGGCTCACACTCATATGAGTGCGGTCGGCACCGGATGAGCACCCTCGCAAGCGTCCGGGTCGCAGCCCCCAAGGGGCCGAACCCAACCCTCAATGTGTGACGCCGGTCTGTGCGGACCCGGCGGGACGGAGCGATCGTGGCGCGCGGCTTTGCAGCACCCTCCAGCCTCAGCGAATCCACCCTCACCCCCAGCGAACCCAGCGAACCCTCCACCCTTCCCACCCTTCCCACCCCTCCCACTCGGCATCGTCAACTCATCGACTGGGTGGGCGAGATCGCCGAGCTCACCCAGCCCGACGCGGTCGTGTGGTGCGACGGCTCGGAGGAGGAGTACCACCGCCTCGCCGAGGAACTCGTCGCCAAGGGCACCTTCACCAAGCTCGACCCGACCCTGCGGCCGAACTCGTACTACGCGGCGTCCGACCCCTCGGACGTGGCGCGCGTCGAGGACCGGACCTTCATCTGCTCCGAGCGCGAGGCCGACGCCGGCCCGACGAACCACTGGAAGGCGCCCGCCGAAATGCGTGCCGTCTTCACCGGCCAGAAGGGTGAAGGTGGGCTGTTCAGGGGATCGATGCGCGGCCGGACGATGTACGTCGTCCCGTTCTGCATGGGTCCGCTCGGCTCGCCGCTGTCCGCGATGGGCGTGGAGATCACCGACTCCGCGTACGTCGCCGTGTCGATGCGCACGATGACCCGGATGGGCCGCCCGGTGCTGGACGAGCTCGGCACCGACGGCGCCTTCGTCAAGGCCGTGCACACCCTCGGGGCGCCGCTCGCCGACGGCGAGGCCGACGTGCCGTGGCCGTGCAACGCCACCAAGTACATCTCGCACTTCCCCGAGGACCGGGAGATCTGGTCCTACGGCTCCGGCTACGGCGGCAACGCCCTGCTCGGCAAGAAGTGCTACGCTCTGCGGATCGCCTCGGTGATGGCCCGCGACGAGGGCTGGCTGGCCGAGCACATGCTGATCCTCAAGCTGACGCCGCCGCGGGGGGAGAGCAAGTACGTCGCCGCCGCCTTCCCGTCGGCCTGCGGCAAGACCAACCTGGCGATGCTGGAGCCCACCATCTCCGGCTGGTCGGTGGAGACCATCGGCGACGACATCGCCTGGATGCGGTTCGGCGAGGACGGCCGGCTCTACGCGATCAACCCCGAGGCCGGCTTCTTCGGTGTCGCTCCCGGCACCGGCGAGCACACCAACGCCAACGCCATGAAGACCATGTACGGCAACTCCGTCTTCACCAACGTCGCCCTCACCGACGACGGCGACGTGTGGTGGGAGGGCATGACCGAGGAGCCGCCGGCCCACCTCACCGACTGGAAGGGCAACGACTGGACCCCGGGCGGCACCACTCCGGCCGCGCACCCCAACGCCCGCTTCACCGTGCCGGCCGCCCAGTGCCCGATCATCGCCCCCGAGTGGGAGGACCCGCGCGGGGTGCCGATCTCGGCGATCCTCTTCGGCGGGCGGCGCGCGTCGGCGGTCCCGCTGGTCACCGAGGCGTTCGACTGGCAGCACGGGGTCTTCCTCGGTGCGAACATCGCCAGCGAGAAGACGGCCGCCGCCGAGGGCAAGGTCGGTGAGCTGCGCCGCGACCCGTTCGCCATGCTGCCGTTCTGCGGCTACAACATGGGCGACTACTTCGGCCACTGGATCGAGATGGGCAAGACCCACGACGCCGGGAAGCTGCCGAAGATCTACTACGTGAACTGGTTCCGCAAGGACGCGGACGGCCGGTTCGTCTGGCCCGGCTTCGGCGAGAACAGCCGCGTGCTGAAGTGGATCGTGGAGCGCCTCTCCGGCCAGGCGGACGGCGTCACGACGCCGATCGGCATCCTCCCCGCGGAGGGCGCCCTCGACACGGACGGGCTCGACATCTCCCAGGCCGACCTCGACCTGCTCCTCACGGTGGACCCGGTGGTCTGGCGCGACGAGGCCTCACTGATCCCGTCCCACCTGGAACTCTTCGGCGAGCACACCCCGCCGGAGCTGTGGGCGGAGTACGAGGCGCTGGTCGCGCGCCTCGGCCAGTAGCACAGCGGCGCTGTGGCACCCCCGGGCGGAGTGTCCGGGGGTGCCCCAGCGCCCTGCGGAGTGACCCGTTGACGTACAGCTTCACGCACAGCGCGAGCGTTACGGCTGGCTGTAGCCGTCCAGGAAGCGGCCGATACGCCCCACCGCCTCGGTGAGGTCGTCCGCGCGCGGCAGCGTGACGATGCGGAAATGGTCCGGCTCGGTCCAGTTGAAACCCGTACCGTGCACGATCATGATCTTCTCCGCCCGCAGCAGGTCCAGGACCATCTGCCGGTCGTCCTTGATCTTGTAGACCTGCGGGTCGAGCCGCGGGAAGGCGTACAGCGCGCCCTTGGGCTTCACACAGGTGACCCCGGGGATCGAGGTCAGCGCCTCGTACGTCGCGTCGCGCTGCGCCAGCAGCCGCCCGCCGGGCAGCACCAGCGAGGTGATCGACTGGTGGCCGCCGAGCGCGGTGGCGATGGCGTGCTGGGCCGGCATGTTGGCGCACAGCCGCATATTGGCCAGGATCGTCAGACCCTCTATATAGCTGGCCGCGCCCTTCTTCGGGCCGCAGACCGCCAGCCAGCCGCTGCGGTAGCCGGCCACCCGGTACGCCTTGGACAGACCGTTGAAGGTCAAGGTCAGCAGGTCGGGCGCGATCGCCGAGGTCGGGGTGTGCGTGACGTCGTCGTAGAGGATCTTGTCGTAGATCTCGTCCGAGCACAGGACCAGCCGGTGGCGGCGGGCGATGTCGGCCAGCCCGCGCAGCATCTCGTCGTCGTAGACGGCGCCGGTGGGGTTGTTCGGGTTGATGATGACCAGCGCCTTGGTGCGGTCCGTCACCTTCCGCTCGATGTCGGCGAGGTCCGGCATCCAGTCGGAGGACTCGTCGCAGCGGTAGTGCACCGCGGTGCCGCCGGCCAGCGAGACCGAGGCGGTCCACAGCGGGTAGTCGGGCGCGGGGACCAGCACCTCGTCGCCGTCGTCGAGCATCGCCTGCATCGACATCTGGATCAGCTCGGAGACACCGTTGCCGAGGTAGATGTCCTCGACGTCGAGCGGGACGCCCTTGGTCTGGTAGTGCTGCACCACCGCGCGGCGCGCCGAGAGCAGCCCCTTGGCGTCCCCGTACCCATGCGCGTCACCGAGGGTGCGCAGCATGTCCTCAAGGATCTCCGGGGGGCACTCGAAACCGAATCCGGCCGGGTTGCCGGTGTTCAGCTTGAGGATGCGGTGCCCGGCCGCCTCCAGCCGCATCGCCTCCTCAAGAACCGGACCCCGGATCTCGTAACAGACATTCGCGAGCTTCGTGGACTGGATCACCTGCATGCGGGTCACTTTACGGCGGCGTAACGCGCACCGCGCGGTGTTTTTCACCACGGTCCACCCCCGTGGGGCGCGGGGGCTACCGGGGCGCCGTGCCCGTGCGGCGGACCGAGCGGCCGGCCAGGACGTCGGTGCGGATGCCGCCGTCGATGACGAAGCGGCCGTCGATCAGGACGTACGGGATGCCGGTGGGCAGCGTCCGCGGCCGGTCGTAGGTGGCGCCCGCGGCGACCGTCCGGGGGTCGAAGAGGACCAGGTCGGCGCGGTGGCCCTCGCGGACCAGACCGCGGTCGGGCAGACGCAGCCGGGCGGCCGGGCGGCCGGTGAGGTGGGCGACGCACTCCTCCAGGCTGAGGACGCCCAACTCCCTTACGTAGTGGCCCAGATAGTGCGGGAAGGTGCCGTACGCCCGCGGGTGCGGCTTGGTGCCGTGCAGGATGCCGTCGGAGCCGCCGGTGTGGACGCGGTGCCGCATGATCGTGACGACGTTCCGCTCGTCGCCGACGTGCTGCAGGATCGTGGTCCCCAGCCGGTCGGCGAGCAGCAGGCGGCGGGCGGTGGGCCAGCCGTCGACCCGGGAGCCGGTGTGCGGTTCGAGGGCCGGGTCGCCCACACCGGAGATCTCGATGGTGGACCAGTCCATCGGCACGCCGTGGCTGCCGTCCGAGCCGGTGACCTCCAGGTCGTACCGGATCTTCTCGGCGGTCGCGTCGTCCCGCAGCCGCGCCAGCGTCGCCTCGGGCCCGCCCGCCGCCGCCCAGCTCGGCAGCAGCGCGACGAGCGTCGTACAGCCCGGGGTGTACGGGTACGTGTCCAGGGTGACGTCCGCGCCGCCGGCCATCGCCCGGTCGAGCAGCGTCAACAGCTCGGGCGCGCGGCCCTGGTTGACCCCGAAGTTCATCGTGGCGTGCGCCAAGTGCAGGGCGCAGCCCGCGTCTTCGGCGAGCGTCAGCATCTCGGCGTACGCCTCCAGCGCGCCCGCGCCGTACGACCGGTGGTGCGGGCAGTAGTAGCCGCCGTACGCGGCCACCACCCGGCACAGTTCGGTGAGTTCGGCGTCCGAGGCGTACATCCCGGGGGTGTAGGTGAGCCCCGAGGACATCCCGACGGCGCCTTCGCGCAGGCCCTGCGCGACCAGCTCCCGCATCCGCCGCAGTTCCTCCGCGGTGGCCGGCCGGTCCTCCCACCCCATGACCAGTGCCCGTACGCTGCCCTGCGGTACGAGGTAGGCCGCGTTGACCGCGATCCCGCGGTCCAGCCGGTCCAGGTAGCCGCCGACGCCGCGCCAGTCGATGTCCACGTCGTGGCCGTCGCCGTTCCACCCCGCGAGCTGCGTCCGCAACTCCTTGAGGGTGCCGTCGTCGACCGGTGCGTAGGACAGTCCGTCCTGCCCGAGCACTTCCAGGGTGACCCCCTGCGCCGCCTTCGCCTCGTGCGCGGGGTCGCGCAGCAGGGCGAGGTCGCTGTGCGCGTGCATGTCGATGAAGCCGGGGGCCAGTGCGAGGCCGTCGGCGTCGATGACGCGGGTGGCGCCGAGGCGGGTGCCGGGTGGCCGGATCTCGGCGATCCGGCCACCGTGGAGTCCTACGTCGGCGACGTACGAGGGTCCTCCGGACCCGTCGACCACGCGTGCGCCGCGGATCACCGTCTCCATGGCCGGCCACTCCCTTCGTTCCGTAGTTCCTCGCGCGGACCCTGGCGGTGTGCGTCCTGCCCCTGCCTCGCCGTTGCCGTGTGCGGGTGGTGGTGGGTTGCTCGCGCAGTTCCTCGCGCCCCTTTGGGGCCCTGCCGCGCCGTTGCCGGACGCGTCCTTGGGGTGCCGTGGGCCGGGGGGTCATGTGGAGGCCGCGGTGAGGAAGAAGGTGACCGCGTAGGTGAAGCGGCCGGTGCGGACGGCGGTGTCGAAGTCGGTGGTGAAGCGGTCCGCTTCGGAGGGGGTGAGGACGCCATGGGTCGCCGCGGCGTGCGCCCACGTGCGCAGGCCCATCACGTTGTCCGCCGCCGCGGGATCGCGGACGACCAGGGTCCTGGCCTCGACCGTGACACCGGTCAGCCCGCGCTCGGCCAACAGGCCGGCGTGCCGGTGGGCCAGGCTGCCGTTGCGGAGGAGGGTGTCCGCGCGGAAGCGGAGGACGCGGCGGGCCAGGTCCTGGTCCTCGATGTCGAGGACCTGCGTGTCGTAGTCCGGGTCGGCGAGCACGATCCGGCCGCCGGGACGGACCACCCGCAGCATCTCGTCCAGCACCCGCGCGGGCTCCGCGACGTGCTGGAGGACCCGGTCGGCCCACACCCCGTCGAAGCGCCCCGCGCGGAACGGCAGGCGGTGCCCGTCGGCGGCGGCGACCCGCCGCACCCCCCGGGCCCGGGCCTCCGCGGCCATCGTCAGGGAGCTGTCGACCGCGAGGGCCTCCGCCCCGTACCGCTCGCGCAGCGCCCGTACCGCGTCACCCGTGCCCGCCCCGACCTCAAGGAAGAGCCCGCCGGGGCGCGCCTGGAGGAGTTCGAGCAGGCGTTCCTTGCCGGCCGCGTAGAACGGTTCGGCGGCCAGCCGGTCCAGCACCTCCACCCACGCGGCCGGCCGCGGCTGCCCGTCCACCGCGGTGAAGCCGTGGGCGAGCCGGTCGCCGCCCATCAGAAGAACGTGTGGACGTAGTCCGTCGCCGTGCCGTCGGCCGTGGTGACGGGGATGAGCGCCCACTTGTCGAAGGTGGTGCAGGGGTGGGAAAGGCCCAGCTCGACCCAGTCCCCGACGTCGAGGGGGTCGTCCGCCGGGACGCTCAACCACGCGTGCTGGTCGGAGAGCCGTGCGACGGTCAGCCCGTCAGGCGCCGGGCGCAGCCCGCCGGTGCGGGCCGAGCGGACGACGGTCGGCCGGGGCAGACCGAGGTCGTAAGGGGCGTCCCGCTTGCCCGCGTTGAGGAACGCCTGGGTGGGGGTGGGGCGGGAGACGACCTGGGCCCACAGGCGCAGCGCCGGATGGAGACTCCCCTCGGCCGGGACCCTGTTGAAGGGCGTGACCCGGGAGTAGTGGTCGTCGTCGTGCGTGACATACGCGCCGGAGCGGAGCAACTTCAGCGCGGGGCGGGAGAGTCCGGGGATCTCCGCGAAGACGTCGGCCACCGCGTCGAACCAGGCGGAGCCACCCGCACTGATCACGATCTCGTCCGCGCCGGCGAAC
Protein-coding regions in this window:
- a CDS encoding pyridoxal phosphate-dependent aminotransferase, whose protein sequence is MQVIQSTKLANVCYEIRGPVLEEAMRLEAAGHRILKLNTGNPAGFGFECPPEILEDMLRTLGDAHGYGDAKGLLSARRAVVQHYQTKGVPLDVEDIYLGNGVSELIQMSMQAMLDDGDEVLVPAPDYPLWTASVSLAGGTAVHYRCDESSDWMPDLADIERKVTDRTKALVIINPNNPTGAVYDDEMLRGLADIARRHRLVLCSDEIYDKILYDDVTHTPTSAIAPDLLTLTFNGLSKAYRVAGYRSGWLAVCGPKKGAASYIEGLTILANMRLCANMPAQHAIATALGGHQSITSLVLPGGRLLAQRDATYEALTSIPGVTCVKPKGALYAFPRLDPQVYKIKDDRQMVLDLLRAEKIMIVHGTGFNWTEPDHFRIVTLPRADDLTEAVGRIGRFLDGYSQP
- a CDS encoding N-acyl-D-amino-acid deacylase family protein, whose protein sequence is METVIRGARVVDGSGGPSYVADVGLHGGRIAEIRPPGTRLGATRVIDADGLALAPGFIDMHAHSDLALLRDPAHEAKAAQGVTLEVLGQDGLSYAPVDDGTLKELRTQLAGWNGDGHDVDIDWRGVGGYLDRLDRGIAVNAAYLVPQGSVRALVMGWEDRPATAEELRRMRELVAQGLREGAVGMSSGLTYTPGMYASDAELTELCRVVAAYGGYYCPHHRSYGAGALEAYAEMLTLAEDAGCALHLAHATMNFGVNQGRAPELLTLLDRAMAGGADVTLDTYPYTPGCTTLVALLPSWAAAGGPEATLARLRDDATAEKIRYDLEVTGSDGSHGVPMDWSTIEISGVGDPALEPHTGSRVDGWPTARRLLLADRLGTTILQHVGDERNVVTIMRHRVHTGGSDGILHGTKPHPRAYGTFPHYLGHYVRELGVLSLEECVAHLTGRPAARLRLPDRGLVREGHRADLVLFDPRTVAAGATYDRPRTLPTGIPYVLIDGRFVIDGGIRTDVLAGRSVRRTGTAPR
- a CDS encoding methyltransferase domain-containing protein, which codes for MGGDRLAHGFTAVDGQPRPAAWVEVLDRLAAEPFYAAGKERLLELLQARPGGLFLEVGAGTGDAVRALRERYGAEALAVDSSLTMAAEARARGVRRVAAADGHRLPFRAGRFDGVWADRVLQHVAEPARVLDEMLRVVRPGGRIVLADPDYDTQVLDIEDQDLARRVLRFRADTLLRNGSLAHRHAGLLAERGLTGVTVEARTLVVRDPAAADNVMGLRTWAHAAATHGVLTPSEADRFTTDFDTAVRTGRFTYAVTFFLTAAST